AGCCCGCCGCCGAAACCAGAACGACACGAGCTTCAGCTATTCCAAGCAAGCCTTCGAGCAATGAGTCAACCAGCGGGGACGGAGTTTACAATTGACTTTTCAGAGGAAAGTCAATTGTAAACTCCGTCCCCGCTGGTTGACTCATTCGATGTCGGTGATCTCGCGTTCCAGGATGTCGATCAGGTCGGCCGTGCGGCGAATGGCTTTCTGGGTGGCTTCGAGCAGGAGTTCTGCTTCCGAAGTGATCATTTCGGGATCGGGTTTGACGGAACTGAGCTTGCCCAGCTCCCGGCGTACCTCATGCAGTTCTCTCTGGACCACCGCATCCAGGAGCATGATCTGGGAGACCAACTTTTCGATCTTCCTTTCGCTCTTCGCGACGAGACGGAGAAGCTCCACTTGACGCGAGCCTTCGGCTCCGCGCCCGATTTCACGACGTGCCTTTCGGGCGCGGTCGAGACCCCGACCACACTCCCGGTCGAGTTCCCGAAGCTCACGACGAACGTTCACGAACGCGGCATCGAAACTGGCCACCGATGCAGGAAGGAAGCTATTCGACACTTCCGAAAGCACCCCGGCAACGTGGCATCGCTTGCGGGCGTATTCATCCAGGAACTGCTGGAACGGAGAGTGGATCAGGCCTGGGATCCGGGCGCCGCCCTCGGTGCAGTTCACCAGGGTCACGCCCTGGCCGGCGAAGAAGGGACTGATATCCCTGTAGTGATCGAGGAAGGAAGCGTAGGCCTTATTCGTGGGCACCGGGTCTCCGTCCCATCCTTCGACCCAGATGAGCTCACCCCCCATCTTCTGTTGTGGATTCGCTCGACCTAGAGCTTCGAGTTTTCCTCGAAGATTGGTGTACTCATAGCTGCCGTCCTCGAGCGTGCGAAAACCGACATCATGATAGGCGGATCCATCCGCGTAGAGCCTGCCGCCCGTGAAGGCCAGATCCTGCCCGATCAATGCCACCGGATTGCAACCGAGCACACGGGCCAGATGCAGGCCGCATTGGGCGACGGTTCCGGAAGAAGGCAGGAAATCGCGTTCGCCGAGCTGATGTGCGATCCAACATCCAAACGGATTCGTAGATTGGAAGGCGACCCAATGCTGCTGGACGGGAAGCGAAAAAAGCGAAGGATGTGCCTGGGGCGGCAGAACGAGTTGGACATTCCCGATATCGCCCGCCTCGGTGAGCTGGTGGGCAACGTCCTGACTCTCGACCACGTGAACGAAATCCGGCTCGATGCCTGCCCTGCGAAGGCTGCGAAGGCTCTGACCGATGGCGATCACGATGACGCGATCGCGTACCGCCGCGAGCTTTGGAAGCTGCTGGTCGAGCGAGGGCCCGGCGGCACAGACGACCGCGGGTGCACCGGCCAACGAACCCGCCAGGCTCGAGATGCTTGGATTGCCGATCAAGTGGCGGGCATTGGCGATCGTACCGCGAGCCCAATCCGCCATCATCACCCGACGTGTGTTGGAGACGAGATCGATCGAGTCCTTCACCCGAGCAACCCGCTCGATTGCCTCGCGAACCGCGTCGGGTGACAGGCGCAGAAGCGATGGATGCGGAAAGACCTTGATTCGCAGGCCCGACGTGTAGCGAGCAGCGATCAGGTTCCTCAGTTCCTCGGGATCGTCCGTCAAGTGGACGTCGTCCTCGTCGAGGAGCTTCAGGTCGGGACGCGCGGAGAGCGCGGCCCGCAAGCGTGCGAGCTTGGGCTCGTAGACGATGACCGGGCAGGGATTGCGCGCACGAAAAGCCTCGATGTGATGGCCCAGGCCGAAGCCCACAGCGATCAGCAGGTCCGCGGGTGCATCCGCCATATCCGCCGCCAGGCGTGCGCCCTCCCGGGCCGGGTCATAGGCCGACGCGAGAAGCGTGCCCTGGTCGGAAACGGTGTGGATGCCCTTCGGCCCATCGACCACCTCGACGCCGCCCTCATCTGCGTCCAGGATGGCCTGGGCCAAGGCAGGTTGGCGGCTCCGGAGGCGTGCCACATTCGTTCGGAGCGCGCGCTGGCGGAGATCCGGCATCGCAGTGCTCATCCTTCCCTCACTTCCAAGGCACAGCGCAGTGCGTCGACCACCCGGTAGGTGTCCTCTTCGCTCATGTCTGGAAAGAGGGGCAGGGAGAGGAGCTGCAGATACGCCGCTTCCGCGGCGGGACAATCTCCGTACGCCGAACCGAGAGCGTGCCGGTAGTACGGTTGGAGGTGGACCGGGATGTAGTGGACCTGAACACCGATGCCGACGGCGCGCAGGCGCTGGTAGACCTTCCCGCGGCCGCTCTTCCTGGCGGTGATCCGGATGGGATAGAGATGCCATGCAGAGCGAGCGCCGGCAGTTTCTTGCGGGCATGCGACACCTTCCAGCGGAGCCAACGCATCATGATACGCCTCGGCAAGAACGCGACGCCGCCGGAGCAGATCTGCAGCGCGGGTCAGCTGGCTGCGTCCGAGGGCAGCCTGCATTTCGGACATCCTGTGGTTGGAGCCGCAACCCTGCTGTTCGTAGACCCATGGGCCAAGTGCATCGGCCTCCAGATCGCTCGGAAAATCGAATCCCTCGAAGAGCGCCGGGTCACGTACGAGACCATGTTCACGAAACATGCGAGCGCGACCATTCAAGAAGCTGGAGTCCGTCGTCATCGCGCCGCCTTCACCGGTAGCGATGAGCTTGGCCGGATGAAACGAGAAACATGCTGCGTCACCGAGTGATCCCACTGCGCGCCCACCTAGCGTAGCGCCAAGAGCATGTGCGGCGTCTTCGAGCACGAAGCGTTCGCTACCCAGCACCGTGCGCAGTGCAGGCACGTCCGCGGGGTTTCCGGCGAAGTGCACCGGGATGGCGCCAGCGGTTCGCTCGTTGACACAAGGTGCCAATGTTTCCGCGGAGAGATTGAGAGTGATCGGATCCACGTCCGCAAAGACAGGCGTCGCTCCGAAGGAACGGACCGCATTGGCAGTCGCAACGAAGGTAAGCGTCGGAACGACCACTTGATCTCCGGGGCCGACACCCAACGCTGCGAGCGCCATCTCCAAGGCGGTGGTCCCACTCGAGGTCGCCACCCCGTGACGGGTACCGGCTAGATCGGCGATTCCCGCTTCGAAATCCTGAGCGATCGGGCCCTGGGCAATGGACCCGCTCTGGAGCGCCCTCCGAACGGCCTGTAGATCGTCCTCGGTCAGCGTGTGACGGGTGTACGGAAGATCCGGCCGATCGCCAACCTCAGCCACGATCGGCCTTCCATGTCTGGATCAACTCCGCGAGTCGATCAACCGTGAGCCAGAGCGAGTTCTGATCGCTCGAATAGACCAGACCCTCCGGAATCTCGCGCCCCCCCTTGGGATCTCCGCCAATCACGAAATGGGTATCGAACTCCCGTGAGTCACGAGCTTCGTCCTCGGTGAGCAGTACCTCGTGAAGCTTCTCTCCGGGACGGATGCCGATTTCCTTGATCAGCGCATCCGGGCGGATGGCTTTGGCAAGGTCGAGAATTCGCATGCTGGGAATCTTCGGAACGAAGATCTCTTCTCCCTGCATATCGCCCAGGGCCTGGAGGACCAGATCCACGGCCTGCTCGAGCGAAATCCAGAACCGGGTCATGCGCACATCCGTGAGGGTCATGACGCCCGTATCCGCCTGCTCCAGAAAGAGAGGAATGACGCTGCCGCGGCTTCCCACGACATTGCCGTAGCGCACGACCGCGAAGCGCGTATCCGTCCCACCGGCATAGGCGTTGCCGTGGATGAACAGCTTCTCCATACAGAGCTTGGTGGCACCGTAGATGTTGACCGGATTGACGGCCTTGTCCGTAGAGAGCGCGATCGCCTTCGGCACGCCTGCGTCCAGGCTGCACTCCAGGATGTTCATCCCGCCCATCACATTCGTCTTGACGGCCTCGGCCGGATTGTATTCGCAGACCGGCACCTGCTTCATCGCTGCAGCATGAACCACCGCGTCCACGCCGCTCATGGCTCTGCGAAGCCTGACGCGATCCCGGATATCTCCGATGAAGAACCGCAACCGCTCGTCATCCCCGAAACGACGAAGCATCTCGACCTGCTTCAGCTCGTCCCGGCTGTAGATCCGAATCATGCAATCGTCTCGCTCGGCGAGCATTCTGCGTACGAACGCGTGCCCAAATGATCCGGTACCGCCTGTGAGAAGAATCTGATGCACGTTCCCTCCTGCCAATCGGCTCTTCTGAATCCACGTGCGTCGGCACTTCGGCGCTCGCGAATGTGCAAGACGAACGCAAGATCGATGCCCGTTCTATCCACGGATCGCGCTCCGTCATGGGCGGAGGCTCCCAGAACGCAGCCCTACATTTCAACTCGAATGCCGCGAATGGAGAAATCTGCCGCTTGGTTCCATTCACCCTCGGGCTTTCGCTTCACTTCGCTTTGCATTGATCCCCCGATCAACTTCGAAGCTTCGACCGCCGAACCAATCTTCGTGGACACCGTGTTGCCGACACTGTCGACCGGGAGTCGACTGCTCCTGATCGGGGATTCTGACGGGGTTCCCCGTGCGACGATCGTCGTCCGGGTGAGCGACGGTTTGATCTGGATCAGCGGTGTCGATGAGCCGGGTCGACCCGGCGAACAGTTGGATATGCTGTACGTGGTACCCGGAGATGCTCAGTATCAGGCGCCCGCACGCGTAGAACTCGTACCACCGGAGACACTTGCGTTGCGCCGGATCGGCGAGTGGCGACGTAGCCAGCGCCGGACCGAGGTCCGCCTCACGACACACGGTGTTCAGCTCGAGGTAGAACGCCCTCCGGAGGGCAGCGAATCCGCCAGCGTCGAGAAGCTGAAGATGGTCGACGTCAGCGCAGGCGGCGCCGCAGCCCGGGGTGTCTCATCCCTCTCCTCGGGAGATGACGTGCATTGCGGCTTCCAGCTACCAGGCCGAGGGGTCTTCCGGATCGGCGCGAAGGTCGTACGCGTTCAGCCAAAAGGAAGAGGGCGCGTTTTGGGTTTTGAGTTCGTCGGTGCCACCCCCGAGGAACAGGCAGCGCTCAGGCGGTGGATCTACCGGGAGGAATCCCGGCGCCATCGCCAATCGAAACTTGGAAGTTCGGAGGATCCCAGCGAGTGAAAGACAGGACGATCGGAAGCGTGATCGCGCAGGATTTCGTGAGTATCGCCCCAGACGATTCCCTCGTCAGTGTTCTGGATCGGATGCGCGATGGGCGGCTGTCCTGTGTTCCAGTCGTCGAGGGCGGGCTCCCCGTTGGCGTGATCAGTGAACGTGACATCCTCTGCCTTCTCGCGAAGAAACTGAACGGGGAGTCCTTTCCTGCCACGGCGCGAGGGGTGATGTCCGGCCCACCGATCACGATCCATGCCCATGCCTCGGTCGATGCCGCGATTCGCCTCCAGCACCGGCGAAGAATTCGGCGCCTGTTGGTCGTCGATGACGATGGGCGGTTGGTCGGAATCCTGACCCAATCGGATCTGATAGACGCGCAGACCCAGGCGCTTCGAGCCGACCGAGATCAATTGGAGGTCTATGTCTGCGAGCGCACAGAGGAGCTGAGGCTCGCGAATGAACGGCTGGAGCACATGTCCATGATCGATCCGATGCTCGGCACAGGCAACCGTCGGGCCATGGATCAGCACCTCACCCGTCTCAAGGATCTTTCGGAACATTTCGGGCGAGGGTTTGCAGTCCTGATGCTCGACATCGACGACTTCAAGTCGTTCAACGACCACTACGGGCACTCCGAAGCAGACGCTGCATTGGGCGACATGGTTTCAGCCGTGCAAAGTGCGATTCGGTCCTGCGATGTCCTCTTCCGCTTCGGTGGTGAAGAGTTCGTCGTCACACTTCCCGAAACCGATGAGGACAGCGCTGTCGAAGCCGCCGAACGCATTCGCGGCGCAGTAGAGGCCCTGCAGATTCCGCATGAGCTCTCGAGCCACGCTGTCATGACCGTGAGTCTTGGCGTGCATGTCATCGGCCCGGAAACGGGGAACGTCGACATCTCCTCCGTGATCCGCGCGGCGGATGTTTCCCTCTACGATGCCAAAGAGAACGGGCGCAACAGAACGGGAAAAGCCGTCAGCTCCGAGAACGCGTTCTCCGGCTGAACTGCCACGCGCCCGCCAACGTCAAGGCGGGAAGCCACACCCATTGCACCTCGCGCCACAAGACGACTCCGGCGCGATCCACGAACGATCCGACGCCGATCGGCGACACGATGAGCGGGCGCCACGGAAAGAAGATGCGCTCCGCATCGAACGGGATGAAAAAACCCACTCCCTTTCCGCCATCGGTGAAGGCGTCGAGAAAGCCGTGGGAGATGCAAGCCAGAGCTGCCGCCGCCGTGATTCGCCACCAGCTCGAACCGAAACGGCGCACACGAGGGAACACCAGGCTCGTCGCCAGGGGCGCAAGCGCCAACCCAAAAGGAATCGAATGCGTGATGCCTCGATGACCGAGCGGGTGGGCGTATGGAATTCCAACGACGAAAGCCAGTACGTCGATATCGGGCAACACCGAGACCGCTGCGAGGAAACAGAACAGCCTCGCCCGAGACAACTCGACCCGCGTCGGCCCTACGAGCAGCCCGCCGACCAACGCATGGGTGAAGACCGTCGGCATGGATTGCGACTAAGGCGTGGAAGGGCGGTCTGCCCTTTCGCTCTCTCCCAACGCCTCACGAATGGCAGTCGCTGCTTCCTCGAGCCCCTGCTCCACGGCTTCCCCAATCGCGCCGGCACTGTCGTTGAAGGCGTCGCGGAGGTCGGCGAGGGAATCCTCGACGATGGCCTCTCGGAGTCCCCGGCTCGTGGCAGCTGCGTCCACTCGCCAGCCCCCGTCGTAGCGGCGTAGCTGGGTAGCGAAAATCACGGTCGCACCGGATTCGCGGATGAGGGTGGTCTCCACTTCCGCCGCGTCGTCGCGGGTGAGGACCGGGCCAACCTCCACATCCTTGATCTCGTGACGATCCGCCAGGCGCCCGAGACGGCGAAGATCCACTTCGGTCGACAGGGCCTTGGCATCCTCGATCTCGCCGTCAGCGAGCGCCTGCCAGAAGTTCTCTGCAACCCGGTCGGGACCCGGGGCGACGAGCCCACACGCAGGAAGGACGAGAGCGAGCACCAGGAGAATGATGGGAAGGGGCCGCATGCTGTAGGCAGCATGCCATTCGTCGCCGCGCCCGGCCAGAGGCCCGAAAACGCTTGGGGGAGTTTTCCAGTGGAACTCAAGACCCCACCCGAGCCCTCCGAAGACTCCCCCAGGAGGTGAGGGAGATGGGGGTCGAAGCCCAACGCTATCCGAGGTTCAAGAAGCGGGTCCCCTGCCGGGTCACCGTATCTGGAGAATCGACGGCAGCCGTCGTGCTGAATGTCTCCCAGGCCGGTCTGTTCGTTCAAACGGGCGCCACGGCCCAGCCCGGCGACCAGGTCACGATTCGCCTGAGCCCGGCCCATACGGCTGAGCCGATCGCGATCGATGCCAAGGTCGTTTGGCGCCGAAAGGTTGCCTCTCATCTGCGAACGATCGTGAAGGGTGGAATGGGGCTGGCGATCCGCAGCGCACCGTCGTCGTACTTCGAATTCTTGACAGGTGCTCTACCGAACACGGCCCCACGCGCGGCGGCCACTGCAAACGAAGCGGCCTCTGATTCGCCCGAAAAAACCTTTCTCATGCGCGTGCGTCAGGACGGCGGCCCGCGCACCCGCAAGCTGTACGTGCAGGCCGCAGACCAGGCCGATGCGTCCCGCCGCGTCCTCGCGCGCTTTGGATCGGGCTGGACGGTCATCCTGGCGGAACAAGCCTGAGCACACGGTCAGCGCGTCCATCGATGGGGCACGCATAGCTGGAGAGCGGCGCCTTCTCAGTCGTTTCGAACGCGGCGGCTTCGCCTCGAGAGATTCTGCCGAATGCCGTGCACCATCATCGCGATGGCCCCGAACACTCCAACGAGCAGGATCACGAACAGCAAGACGAAGCCCATCCACCAGAAGATGACCAGCAAGGGGCGAGCATCTCGATGCCAAGCAGACAAACCGAGAATCAGCCCTCCTCCGATCACCCACACCCAGTGCCAGGAACGAACGAAACGCTGAAGCGTGGGGCTCAAGATCCTGTGCTCCCGTTGGACGTGAGCTGGAACTCGCCGGCTCGGTTCAGGTACTTCGCGAAGGG
This region of bacterium genomic DNA includes:
- a CDS encoding motility associated factor glycosyltransferase family protein — its product is MSTAMPDLRQRALRTNVARLRSRQPALAQAILDADEGGVEVVDGPKGIHTVSDQGTLLASAYDPAREGARLAADMADAPADLLIAVGFGLGHHIEAFRARNPCPVIVYEPKLARLRAALSARPDLKLLDEDDVHLTDDPEELRNLIAARYTSGLRIKVFPHPSLLRLSPDAVREAIERVARVKDSIDLVSNTRRVMMADWARGTIANARHLIGNPSISSLAGSLAGAPAVVCAAGPSLDQQLPKLAAVRDRVIVIAIGQSLRSLRRAGIEPDFVHVVESQDVAHQLTEAGDIGNVQLVLPPQAHPSLFSLPVQQHWVAFQSTNPFGCWIAHQLGERDFLPSSGTVAQCGLHLARVLGCNPVALIGQDLAFTGGRLYADGSAYHDVGFRTLEDGSYEYTNLRGKLEALGRANPQQKMGGELIWVEGWDGDPVPTNKAYASFLDHYRDISPFFAGQGVTLVNCTEGGARIPGLIHSPFQQFLDEYARKRCHVAGVLSEVSNSFLPASVASFDAAFVNVRRELRELDRECGRGLDRARKARREIGRGAEGSRQVELLRLVAKSERKIEKLVSQIMLLDAVVQRELHEVRRELGKLSSVKPDPEMITSEAELLLEATQKAIRRTADLIDILEREITDIE
- a CDS encoding DegT/DnrJ/EryC1/StrS family aminotransferase; translation: MAEVGDRPDLPYTRHTLTEDDLQAVRRALQSGSIAQGPIAQDFEAGIADLAGTRHGVATSSGTTALEMALAALGVGPGDQVVVPTLTFVATANAVRSFGATPVFADVDPITLNLSAETLAPCVNERTAGAIPVHFAGNPADVPALRTVLGSERFVLEDAAHALGATLGGRAVGSLGDAACFSFHPAKLIATGEGGAMTTDSSFLNGRARMFREHGLVRDPALFEGFDFPSDLEADALGPWVYEQQGCGSNHRMSEMQAALGRSQLTRAADLLRRRRVLAEAYHDALAPLEGVACPQETAGARSAWHLYPIRITARKSGRGKVYQRLRAVGIGVQVHYIPVHLQPYYRHALGSAYGDCPAAEAAYLQLLSLPLFPDMSEEDTYRVVDALRCALEVREG
- the pseB gene encoding UDP-N-acetylglucosamine 4,6-dehydratase (inverting), yielding MAGGNVHQILLTGGTGSFGHAFVRRMLAERDDCMIRIYSRDELKQVEMLRRFGDDERLRFFIGDIRDRVRLRRAMSGVDAVVHAAAMKQVPVCEYNPAEAVKTNVMGGMNILECSLDAGVPKAIALSTDKAVNPVNIYGATKLCMEKLFIHGNAYAGGTDTRFAVVRYGNVVGSRGSVIPLFLEQADTGVMTLTDVRMTRFWISLEQAVDLVLQALGDMQGEEIFVPKIPSMRILDLAKAIRPDALIKEIGIRPGEKLHEVLLTEDEARDSREFDTHFVIGGDPKGGREIPEGLVYSSDQNSLWLTVDRLAELIQTWKADRG
- a CDS encoding PilZ domain-containing protein — protein: MDTVLPTLSTGSRLLLIGDSDGVPRATIVVRVSDGLIWISGVDEPGRPGEQLDMLYVVPGDAQYQAPARVELVPPETLALRRIGEWRRSQRRTEVRLTTHGVQLEVERPPEGSESASVEKLKMVDVSAGGAAARGVSSLSSGDDVHCGFQLPGRGVFRIGAKVVRVQPKGRGRVLGFEFVGATPEEQAALRRWIYREESRRHRQSKLGSSEDPSE
- a CDS encoding diguanylate cyclase — protein: MKDRTIGSVIAQDFVSIAPDDSLVSVLDRMRDGRLSCVPVVEGGLPVGVISERDILCLLAKKLNGESFPATARGVMSGPPITIHAHASVDAAIRLQHRRRIRRLLVVDDDGRLVGILTQSDLIDAQTQALRADRDQLEVYVCERTEELRLANERLEHMSMIDPMLGTGNRRAMDQHLTRLKDLSEHFGRGFAVLMLDIDDFKSFNDHYGHSEADAALGDMVSAVQSAIRSCDVLFRFGGEEFVVTLPETDEDSAVEAAERIRGAVEALQIPHELSSHAVMTVSLGVHVIGPETGNVDISSVIRAADVSLYDAKENGRNRTGKAVSSENAFSG
- a CDS encoding metal-dependent hydrolase, encoding MPTVFTHALVGGLLVGPTRVELSRARLFCFLAAVSVLPDIDVLAFVVGIPYAHPLGHRGITHSIPFGLALAPLATSLVFPRVRRFGSSWWRITAAAALACISHGFLDAFTDGGKGVGFFIPFDAERIFFPWRPLIVSPIGVGSFVDRAGVVLWREVQWVWLPALTLAGAWQFSRRTRSRS
- a CDS encoding PilZ domain-containing protein — translated: MGVEAQRYPRFKKRVPCRVTVSGESTAAVVLNVSQAGLFVQTGATAQPGDQVTIRLSPAHTAEPIAIDAKVVWRRKVASHLRTIVKGGMGLAIRSAPSSYFEFLTGALPNTAPRAAATANEAASDSPEKTFLMRVRQDGGPRTRKLYVQAADQADASRRVLARFGSGWTVILAEQA